A single genomic interval of Juglans regia cultivar Chandler chromosome 1, Walnut 2.0, whole genome shotgun sequence harbors:
- the LOC108993659 gene encoding uncharacterized protein LOC108993659 has product MAIKLDMSKAYDRVKWGFLEAMLRKSGFSERWISLLMAYVKSISYSVFVNGTPGDTIIPSRGLRQRDPLSQYLFLLCAEGLSSLLQQAELNGRIKGVVVTRGGIRINHILFADDCVVFCSARIEEWFNLMSILQQYELASGQTINKQKTSLLFSSNTGTASKEFIIQHAHGVSCDNYNKYLGLPTVVGRSKYNTFKSLKEKFWRRINSCKTSSLSATSNEILIKSVLQAIPAYTMSLYRLPETLLKEIESLLAKFWWSHKKEGRGIHWRSWTRLGDPKTNGGLGFRDLQSFNRAMLAKQILHP; this is encoded by the coding sequence ATGGCTATAAAGCTTGATATGTCTAAAGCATACGATAGGGTGAAATGGGGTTTCTTAGAGGCCATGTTAAGGAAATCGGGGTTCAGTGAGAGATGGATTAGCCTTTTAATGGCCTATGTTAAATCTATCAGCTATTCAGTCTTTGTTAATGGGACTCCAGGGGATACTATAATACCTTCTAGAGGATTGAGACAAAGAGACCCTCTATCCCAATATTTATTCTTGTTATGTGCTGAAGGGCTTTCTTCTCTATTGCAACAAGCTGAATTGAATGGAAGGATTAAAGGTGTAGTAGTAACTAGGGGAGGCATAAGGataaatcacattttatttgCTGACGATTGTGTAGTGTTTTGCAGTGCAAGAATTGAGGAATGGTTTAATCTTATGAGCATCTTACAACAATATGAGCTAGCATCTGGGCAAACTATTAATAAACAGAAGACCTCTCTCTTATTTAGCTCAAATACCGGTACTGCATCAAAGGAATTCATTATTCAACATGCTCATGGTGTCTCTTGtgataactataataaatatttgggccttcccACTGTGGTGGGAAGGTCAAAATACAATACCTTTAAGAGCTTAAAGGAGAAATTTTGGAGGAGGATAAACAGTTGTAAGACTTCATCTCTATCTGCAACAAGCaatgaaattttgattaaaagTGTTTTGCAAGCAATTCCTGCCTATACAATGAGTCTTTATAGACTTCCTGAGACTTTGTTAAAAGAGATTGAATCTTTGCTTGCTAAATTTTGGTGGAGTcacaaaaaagaaggaagagggaTTCATTGGAGAAGTTGGACCAGACTTGGTGATCCCAAAACTAATGGTGGGTTAGGTTTTCGGGATCTCCAAAGCTTTAATAGAGCTATGCTTGCTAAACAGATCCTTCATCCTTAA